A stretch of Microbacterium sp. 4R-513 DNA encodes these proteins:
- the pstS gene encoding phosphate ABC transporter substrate-binding protein PstS, giving the protein MKISRIAQLGAVAAIAALTLAGCASNETAAGGAPSESSGPALSGTLNGSGATSQQVAIQAWTAEFQTANPDVTVNYDPQGSGTGRESFQSGAVQFAGSDRPFKIEEIEAGPFDACAEGSDLVEIPAYVSPIAIAFNVEGVDSLNLDPATIAGIFAGTITKWNDPAIAATNADVTLPDLAITPVHRSDKSGTTANFTDYLSQSAGDVWTYGSVEEWPIQGGEAAQGTSGVVNAIKGGNGTIGYADHSQTADLSAVNVQVGSDWVEPSAEGAAKALDASAIEEGRAPTDLAFAIDRTTQESGAYPVMLVSYLIGCVEYKDSAAAELVKGFFSTAVSEAGQETAAKNAGSAPISSELATQSQDAIDQIK; this is encoded by the coding sequence GTGAAGATCTCTCGCATCGCCCAGCTGGGCGCTGTCGCCGCCATCGCGGCCCTCACCCTCGCCGGCTGCGCCTCGAATGAGACCGCCGCGGGCGGAGCGCCCTCTGAGAGCTCGGGCCCCGCGCTCTCCGGCACCCTGAACGGCTCGGGCGCCACGTCGCAGCAGGTCGCAATCCAGGCCTGGACGGCGGAGTTCCAGACCGCCAACCCCGACGTCACGGTCAACTACGACCCCCAGGGTTCGGGTACCGGCCGCGAGTCCTTCCAGTCGGGCGCGGTGCAGTTCGCCGGCTCCGACCGTCCCTTCAAGATCGAGGAGATCGAGGCCGGCCCGTTCGACGCGTGCGCCGAGGGCTCCGACCTCGTCGAGATCCCCGCGTACGTCTCGCCGATCGCGATCGCGTTCAACGTCGAGGGCGTGGACTCACTGAACCTCGACCCGGCGACGATCGCAGGCATCTTCGCGGGCACCATCACGAAGTGGAACGACCCGGCGATCGCGGCGACCAACGCCGACGTGACGCTTCCCGACCTCGCGATCACGCCCGTCCACCGCTCCGACAAGTCGGGCACGACGGCGAACTTCACCGACTACCTCTCGCAGTCGGCCGGTGACGTCTGGACCTACGGCTCGGTCGAGGAGTGGCCGATCCAGGGTGGCGAGGCCGCCCAGGGCACCTCGGGCGTCGTCAACGCGATCAAGGGCGGCAACGGCACGATCGGGTACGCCGACCACTCGCAGACGGCCGACCTGAGCGCCGTCAACGTCCAGGTGGGCTCGGATTGGGTCGAGCCGTCGGCCGAGGGTGCCGCCAAGGCGCTGGACGCCTCGGCGATCGAGGAGGGCCGGGCGCCCACCGACCTCGCGTTCGCCATCGACCGCACCACCCAGGAGTCCGGCGCCTACCCCGTCATGCTCGTCAGCTATCTCATCGGCTGCGTCGAGTACAAGGACTCGGCCGCTGCGGAGCTCGTGAAGGGCTTCTTCTCGACGGCCGTCAGCGAGGCCGGGCAGGAGACCGCAGCGAAGAACGCCGGCAGCGCCCCGATCTCGTCGGAGCTCGCCACCCAGTCGCAGGACGCGATCGACCAGATCAAGTAA
- a CDS encoding response regulator transcription factor produces the protein MAQLLVLSSAHGGGPVLPSLELLSHRVRQIPAEPAQLVNAPSADVIFVDARIDLVGAKSLCKILNTTGLDAPLVLVVTEGGLTAVSTDWGIDDVILVTAGPAEVDARVRLAIGRQSAEQVSTRIQTSGITIDESSYSAKVHGKPLDLTYKEFQLLHFFATHPSRVFTREQLLSEVWGYDYFGGTRTVDVHVRRLRAKLGDLEQLIGTVRNVGYRFNVYDDDQLPAPSSSRSPA, from the coding sequence TTGGCACAGCTCCTCGTACTGAGTTCCGCACACGGAGGAGGCCCGGTCCTGCCCTCTCTCGAGCTGCTCAGCCACCGAGTGCGCCAGATTCCGGCCGAGCCCGCACAGCTCGTCAACGCCCCGAGCGCAGACGTCATCTTCGTCGACGCCCGCATCGATCTCGTGGGCGCGAAGTCGCTCTGCAAGATCCTCAACACGACCGGTCTCGACGCGCCGCTCGTGCTCGTGGTCACCGAAGGCGGCCTCACGGCCGTGTCGACCGACTGGGGCATCGACGACGTCATCCTCGTGACGGCGGGTCCCGCCGAGGTCGACGCCCGCGTGCGCCTGGCCATCGGCCGTCAGTCGGCCGAACAGGTGTCGACGCGCATCCAGACTTCGGGGATCACGATCGACGAGTCGTCGTACTCGGCGAAGGTGCACGGCAAGCCGCTCGACCTCACCTACAAGGAGTTCCAGCTCCTGCACTTCTTCGCGACGCATCCGTCGCGCGTCTTCACACGCGAGCAGCTGCTCAGCGAGGTGTGGGGCTACGACTACTTCGGCGGCACCCGCACGGTCGACGTGCACGTGCGACGCCTGCGCGCCAAGCTCGGCGATCTCGAGCAGCTCATCGGCACCGTCCGCAACGTCGGCTATCGCTTCAACGTGTACGACGACGACCAGCTGCCCGCGCCCTCCTCGAGCCGCTCCCCCGCCTGA
- a CDS encoding RNA degradosome polyphosphate kinase, which produces MIEHEVLDAGLGDADDDDFELSETFDSQLPEHRYLDREVSWLAFNQRVLELAEDPRLPVLERANFLAIFASNLDEFFMVRVAGLKRRILTGLAVPTNVGRAPQEVLSDISAEAHTLQLRHAAAWTNDVMPALAAAGIEILGWNDLGDEERDRLYEYFQSQVFPVLMPLAVDPAHPFPYISGLSLNLAIRIRNARTGRQEFARLKVPPMLPRFVEVSREGESVRYLPLEYLIANHLSDLFPGMEILDHHAFRLTRNEDVVIEEDETENLIQALEAELLRRRFGPPIRLEVTEDMDELTLDLLIKELDITDQEVYRLPGPLDLRGLFDLSRIDRPDLRYKPHVPTTATAFQPGDNNERPDIFASIRKGDVLVHHPYESFATSVQAFLEQAAKDPHVLAIKQTLYRTSGDSPIVQALIDAAESGKQVLALVEIKARFDEANNIVWARKLEKAGVHVVYGLVGLKTHCKLALVIRQEGGVLRSYSHVGTGNYNPKTSRIYEDFGLFTIDDQVGRDLTRLFNELSGYAIEKKFKRLLVAPLHLRKGLLRQIDRERRNALDGKPAHIRIKVNSMVDEQIIDALYRASQAGVPVEVWVRGICSLKPGVEGMSENITVRSILGRYLEHSRIFAFHNNGDPQVYIGSADMMHRNLDRRVEALVRVVAPAHVKELLDLFSLAMADTTSSWWLGPEGEWTRHSLGEDGRPLVDMQDKTMTNVQRRRRARAVR; this is translated from the coding sequence ATGATCGAACACGAGGTTCTCGACGCGGGTCTCGGCGACGCCGACGACGACGACTTCGAGCTGTCCGAGACCTTCGACTCGCAGCTGCCGGAGCACCGCTACCTCGACCGCGAGGTGAGCTGGCTCGCCTTCAACCAGCGGGTGCTCGAGCTCGCCGAGGATCCGCGGCTCCCCGTGCTCGAACGCGCCAACTTCCTCGCGATCTTCGCGAGCAACCTCGACGAGTTCTTCATGGTGCGGGTCGCGGGTCTCAAGCGCCGCATCCTGACGGGTCTCGCCGTACCGACGAACGTCGGCCGCGCACCCCAGGAGGTGCTCTCCGACATCTCGGCCGAGGCCCACACGCTGCAGCTCCGCCACGCCGCCGCCTGGACGAACGACGTCATGCCCGCCCTCGCGGCGGCCGGGATCGAGATCCTCGGCTGGAACGACCTCGGTGACGAGGAGCGGGACCGCCTCTACGAGTACTTCCAGTCGCAGGTCTTCCCCGTCCTCATGCCGCTCGCGGTCGACCCGGCACACCCCTTCCCGTATATCTCGGGGCTCTCGCTCAACCTCGCGATCCGCATCCGCAACGCCAGGACGGGACGTCAGGAGTTCGCCCGCCTCAAGGTGCCGCCGATGCTGCCCCGCTTCGTCGAGGTGTCGCGCGAGGGCGAGTCGGTGCGATACCTGCCGCTCGAGTACCTCATCGCGAACCACCTGAGCGACCTCTTCCCAGGGATGGAGATCCTCGACCACCACGCGTTCCGCCTCACGCGCAACGAGGACGTCGTGATCGAGGAGGACGAGACCGAGAACCTCATCCAGGCGCTCGAGGCCGAGCTGCTGCGTCGGCGCTTCGGTCCGCCGATCCGCCTCGAAGTCACCGAGGACATGGACGAGCTGACACTCGATCTCCTCATCAAGGAGCTCGACATCACCGATCAGGAGGTCTACCGGCTCCCCGGGCCGCTCGACCTCCGCGGCCTCTTCGACCTGTCGCGGATCGACCGCCCCGACCTGCGCTACAAGCCGCACGTCCCGACGACCGCGACGGCCTTCCAGCCGGGCGACAACAACGAGCGGCCCGACATCTTCGCGTCGATCCGCAAGGGCGACGTGCTCGTGCACCACCCGTACGAGTCCTTCGCGACGAGCGTCCAGGCCTTCCTGGAGCAGGCGGCGAAAGACCCGCACGTGCTCGCCATCAAGCAGACGCTGTACCGCACATCGGGCGACAGCCCCATCGTGCAGGCCCTCATCGACGCCGCCGAGTCGGGCAAGCAGGTGCTCGCCCTCGTCGAGATCAAGGCGCGCTTCGACGAGGCCAACAACATCGTGTGGGCGCGCAAGCTCGAGAAGGCGGGCGTCCACGTCGTCTACGGCCTGGTGGGGCTGAAGACCCACTGCAAGCTCGCGCTCGTCATCCGTCAGGAAGGCGGCGTGCTCCGCAGCTACAGCCATGTCGGAACGGGCAACTACAACCCCAAGACGAGCCGCATCTACGAGGACTTCGGCCTCTTCACGATCGACGACCAGGTGGGCCGCGACCTCACGCGCCTCTTCAACGAGCTCAGCGGCTACGCGATCGAGAAGAAGTTCAAGCGTCTCCTCGTCGCGCCGCTGCACCTGCGCAAGGGCCTCCTCCGGCAGATCGACCGGGAGCGCCGAAACGCGCTGGACGGCAAGCCCGCCCACATCCGCATCAAGGTCAACTCGATGGTCGACGAGCAGATCATCGACGCGCTCTACCGGGCGAGCCAGGCCGGCGTCCCCGTCGAAGTCTGGGTCCGCGGGATCTGCTCGCTCAAGCCGGGTGTCGAGGGGATGAGCGAGAACATCACGGTCCGCAGCATCCTGGGCCGCTATCTGGAGCACTCGCGGATCTTCGCGTTCCACAACAACGGCGACCCGCAGGTCTACATCGGCAGCGCCGACATGATGCACCGCAACCTCGACCGCCGCGTCGAGGCGCTGGTTCGCGTCGTCGCGCCGGCGCACGTGAAGGAGCTACTCGACCTCTTCTCGCTCGCGATGGCCGACACGACGAGCTCGTGGTGGCTCGGGCCCGAGGGCGAGTGGACGCGCCACAGCCTCGGCGAAGACGGCCGCCCGCTCGTCGACATGCAGGACAAGACCATGACCAACGTGCAGCGCCGGCGGCGCGCACGGGCGGTGCGATGA
- a CDS encoding helix-turn-helix transcriptional regulator produces MDRDYADPLDVPTMAAKALMSPAHFSREFKAAYGETPYAYLMTRRIERAMALLRAGASVTDACTAVGATSLGSFSSTFTEIVGETPSAYRARPHEAAEAMPLCIARVLTRPTRYV; encoded by the coding sequence ATGGACCGCGACTACGCCGACCCGCTCGACGTCCCGACGATGGCCGCGAAGGCCCTCATGTCGCCCGCGCACTTCTCGCGCGAGTTCAAGGCCGCCTACGGTGAGACGCCCTACGCGTACCTCATGACCCGGCGCATCGAGCGCGCGATGGCCCTGCTGCGGGCGGGCGCGTCGGTGACGGATGCCTGCACCGCCGTGGGTGCCACGTCGCTGGGCTCGTTCAGCTCGACGTTCACCGAGATCGTCGGCGAGACCCCGAGCGCGTACCGCGCGCGGCCGCACGAGGCCGCCGAGGCGATGCCGCTGTGCATCGCGAGGGTGCTGACGCGGCCGACGCGGTACGTCTGA
- a CDS encoding DUF559 domain-containing protein, with amino-acid sequence MPRILRQILSCRGIEEFFVALESALNRGLITPAGIAWLRQKTNDAGRDAIDFARPDADSGLESLLRWRLRRHGLSIRAQVSIVSVGRVDFLIGERVIVEVDGRGNHAGAERRHNDLVRDANAAAWGYVTLRFDYALVVHDWETVELAILNHVERFG; translated from the coding sequence GTGCCGCGCATCCTGCGACAGATCCTCTCGTGCCGTGGCATCGAAGAGTTCTTCGTCGCCTTGGAGTCTGCGCTCAACCGCGGACTCATCACTCCGGCCGGGATAGCGTGGCTGCGGCAGAAGACCAACGACGCCGGCCGAGACGCCATCGATTTCGCGCGACCGGACGCGGACAGCGGCCTGGAGTCCCTTCTCCGTTGGCGGCTGCGCAGACATGGCCTCTCGATCAGAGCGCAGGTCTCAATCGTGTCAGTCGGGCGCGTCGACTTCCTCATCGGGGAACGGGTGATCGTCGAGGTGGATGGCCGTGGAAACCACGCCGGGGCGGAGCGGCGACACAACGACCTGGTGCGCGATGCGAACGCCGCGGCGTGGGGTTATGTGACGCTTCGGTTCGACTACGCCCTCGTCGTCCACGACTGGGAGACGGTCGAGCTCGCCATCCTGAACCACGTGGAGCGATTCGGGTGA
- a CDS encoding aminodeoxychorismate lyase, translating to MAWRYALMIDPAASDDSRSDFSDTFTVVDPTTPALSVGELSTQRGDGIFESIGVVDGHAQEVGPHLDRLAHSAELCDLPAPNREQWRQAIVRAAAESPESGEGVIKLILSRGVEHGPAPTAWVTAAQAPDNSAARTRGIRVVTLDRGYDSGAPARAPWLLLGAKTLSYAVNMAAIREAKRRGADDAIFVSSDGLVLEAPTASVVLRFGDRFVTPEPTGAILHGTTQISLFDHLKDEGHEVAYERVPVSDLPKADAAWLLSSVRLAAPITAVDGVEIPVDADLTASINRYLLSPRD from the coding sequence ATGGCTTGGCGCTACGCCCTCATGATCGACCCCGCGGCATCCGACGACTCCCGCTCGGACTTCTCGGACACCTTCACCGTCGTCGACCCGACGACTCCCGCTCTCAGCGTCGGCGAGCTCAGCACTCAGCGTGGCGACGGCATCTTCGAGTCGATCGGCGTCGTCGACGGCCACGCGCAGGAGGTCGGCCCCCACCTCGACCGTCTCGCGCACTCCGCCGAACTCTGCGACCTCCCCGCCCCGAACCGCGAGCAGTGGCGGCAGGCGATCGTCCGGGCGGCGGCCGAGAGCCCCGAGTCCGGCGAGGGGGTCATCAAGCTCATCCTCAGTCGAGGGGTCGAGCACGGCCCGGCGCCGACCGCCTGGGTCACCGCCGCGCAGGCGCCGGACAATTCGGCGGCGCGGACGCGAGGCATCCGTGTCGTCACCCTCGATCGCGGGTACGACAGCGGTGCGCCCGCCCGCGCCCCGTGGCTGCTGCTCGGGGCCAAGACCCTCTCGTACGCCGTGAACATGGCGGCGATCCGCGAGGCGAAGCGCCGGGGGGCGGATGACGCGATCTTCGTGTCGAGCGACGGGCTCGTGCTCGAGGCGCCCACCGCCTCGGTCGTGCTGCGCTTCGGCGACCGGTTCGTGACGCCCGAGCCCACGGGCGCGATCCTGCACGGCACGACGCAGATCAGCCTGTTCGATCACCTGAAGGACGAGGGGCACGAGGTCGCGTACGAGCGGGTTCCGGTCTCCGACCTGCCGAAGGCCGACGCGGCGTGGCTGCTCTCGAGCGTCCGCCTCGCCGCCCCGATCACGGCGGTCGACGGCGTCGAGATTCCCGTCGACGCCGACCTGACGGCATCCATCAACCGCTACCTGCTGAGCCCCCGCGACTGA
- the pstA gene encoding phosphate ABC transporter permease PstA yields the protein MTITATPPQEQRTVPRRSTLTTGRLPRWSPWALLAGALFAMLAVFGVLATGSGESLNVAGWLITSAILYLVMIFTLSAIIESRRKAVDRLVTGVVASAFLIAMVPLVSVAVTVVVNGINRFDAEFFSSSMRNVVGEGGGVLHAIVGTVLITGMAALISIPIGLMAAIYLVEYGEGKRLGRGITFLVDVMTGIPSIVAGLFAYALFALFLGPGIRMGFMGSIALSVLMIPVVVRSTEEMLRLVPNELREASYALGVPKWRTIVKVVLPTSIAGITTGIMLSISRVIGETAPLLITAGFTNSMNYDLFSGRMQTLPVFTYTEYANQGIPPEAYTDRAWAAALTLILIVMLLNLIARVVAKVFSPKTGR from the coding sequence ATGACCATCACCGCTACGCCTCCGCAGGAGCAGCGGACCGTCCCTCGGCGGTCCACCCTGACGACCGGACGGCTCCCCCGCTGGTCGCCGTGGGCACTCCTCGCCGGCGCCCTCTTCGCGATGCTCGCCGTGTTCGGCGTGCTCGCGACGGGCTCGGGCGAGTCGCTCAACGTCGCCGGCTGGCTCATCACGAGCGCGATCCTCTATCTCGTCATGATCTTCACGCTCTCGGCCATCATCGAGAGCCGCCGCAAGGCCGTCGACCGCCTGGTGACCGGGGTCGTGGCATCCGCGTTCCTCATCGCGATGGTGCCGCTCGTGTCGGTGGCCGTCACGGTGGTGGTCAACGGCATCAACCGCTTCGACGCGGAGTTCTTCTCGTCGTCCATGCGCAACGTCGTCGGCGAGGGCGGCGGCGTCCTGCACGCGATCGTCGGAACCGTGCTCATCACCGGCATGGCGGCGCTCATCTCGATCCCGATCGGGCTGATGGCGGCGATCTACCTCGTGGAGTACGGCGAGGGGAAGCGGCTGGGTCGCGGCATCACCTTCCTCGTCGACGTGATGACCGGCATCCCCTCGATCGTCGCGGGCCTGTTCGCGTACGCCCTGTTCGCCCTCTTCCTCGGCCCCGGCATCCGCATGGGCTTCATGGGGTCGATCGCGCTGTCGGTGCTGATGATCCCCGTCGTCGTGCGCTCGACCGAGGAGATGCTGCGTCTCGTCCCCAATGAGCTGCGCGAGGCGTCTTACGCGCTCGGCGTGCCGAAGTGGCGGACGATCGTCAAGGTCGTGCTCCCGACGTCGATCGCCGGCATCACGACGGGCATCATGCTCTCGATCTCGCGCGTCATCGGCGAGACGGCGCCGCTGCTCATCACGGCGGGCTTCACGAACAGCATGAACTACGACCTGTTCAGCGGCCGCATGCAGACACTGCCCGTCTTCACCTATACCGAGTACGCCAATCAGGGCATCCCGCCCGAGGCCTACACCGACCGCGCCTGGGCCGCCGCGCTCACGCTCATCCTCATCGTCATGCTGCTGAACCTCATCGCCCGCGTCGTGGCGAAGGTGTTCTCCCCCAAGACCGGTCGCTGA
- a CDS encoding NUDIX hydrolase — MTETAVYAAGGVVWRLVDGKLTVLLIHRTAYRDITLPKGKVDPGETLAETAAREILEETGIRVSLGVPVGVSRYRMPNKRQKIVHYWSAEATDAAIRASVFVPNREIAALEWVTPKKALKRLSYPVDIEILENFLKFVDDGVLATFPLIVLRHAKAVPRDEWKGKDAARPLSHRGRRQANAVVGQLLAFGPRRIVSSPAIRCIKTVTPLASTLGRRIEQSKLISQDAWEEGASDARRVVGERVRARKPAVLCSHGPVLPELLSELALATGTLRGSYLGSASALDPGAFSVVHLSATNPGSGIVAIETHEPKV; from the coding sequence ATGACCGAGACCGCCGTCTACGCCGCAGGCGGTGTCGTGTGGCGCCTGGTGGACGGAAAGCTCACCGTGCTGCTGATCCACCGCACGGCATACCGCGACATCACGTTGCCCAAAGGCAAGGTCGATCCCGGTGAGACGCTCGCCGAGACCGCCGCGCGCGAGATCCTGGAAGAGACGGGCATCCGGGTGAGCCTCGGCGTGCCGGTCGGCGTCTCGCGCTATCGCATGCCGAACAAGCGCCAGAAGATCGTCCACTACTGGTCGGCCGAGGCGACGGATGCCGCGATCCGGGCATCCGTGTTCGTGCCGAACCGCGAGATCGCGGCGCTCGAATGGGTGACGCCGAAGAAGGCGCTGAAGCGACTGAGCTACCCGGTCGACATCGAGATCCTCGAGAACTTCCTCAAGTTCGTCGACGACGGCGTGCTGGCCACCTTCCCCCTCATCGTGCTGCGGCACGCGAAGGCCGTCCCCCGCGACGAGTGGAAGGGGAAGGATGCCGCGCGCCCGCTGTCGCACCGCGGCCGTCGTCAGGCGAACGCCGTCGTCGGACAGCTGCTCGCCTTCGGCCCGCGTCGGATCGTCTCCTCCCCGGCGATCCGGTGCATCAAGACGGTGACGCCCCTCGCCTCGACCCTCGGGCGCCGGATCGAGCAGTCGAAGCTCATCAGCCAGGACGCCTGGGAGGAGGGTGCCTCGGACGCCCGCCGGGTCGTCGGCGAGCGCGTCCGGGCACGCAAGCCCGCCGTGCTGTGCAGCCACGGGCCGGTGCTCCCCGAGCTCCTGAGCGAGCTCGCCCTCGCGACGGGCACTCTGCGCGGCTCGTACCTCGGGAGCGCCTCGGCGCTGGACCCCGGCGCGTTCTCGGTCGTGCACCTCTCGGCGACCAACCCGGGCTCGGGCATCGTCGCGATCGAGACGCACGAGCCGAAGGTCTGA
- a CDS encoding VOC family protein: MTDITLAYSPITVDDVEAAIPFYRDGLGLEVVNDVSYDGHRWVSFGFPGQPGLSLVVSDPTAGRSPEDGDALQRLVLKGSGPGPYVFATGDLDATFERLRAFGAEVLQEPIDQGWGARDAAFRDPSGNHIRINQA; this comes from the coding sequence ATGACCGACATCACACTCGCCTACAGCCCCATCACCGTCGACGACGTCGAAGCGGCGATCCCCTTCTACCGCGACGGCCTCGGCCTCGAGGTCGTGAACGACGTCTCGTACGACGGACACCGCTGGGTCAGCTTCGGCTTCCCCGGCCAGCCCGGCCTCTCGCTGGTGGTCTCGGACCCCACGGCCGGTCGCTCGCCCGAGGACGGCGACGCGCTTCAGCGCCTCGTGCTCAAGGGCTCGGGCCCCGGGCCCTACGTCTTCGCGACGGGCGACCTCGACGCGACCTTCGAGCGTCTGCGCGCCTTCGGCGCGGAGGTGCTCCAGGAGCCCATCGACCAGGGCTGGGGGGCTCGGGATGCCGCGTTCCGCGACCCTTCCGGAAACCACATCCGCATCAACCAGGCCTGA
- a CDS encoding DNA-directed RNA polymerase subunit beta gives MSDGSRDYHKPVRRPAELFDRLFSAEDPAEVSRVAHSTAQALLSRVREDRDGEVIDRLVAFTSEHGIDDIAELWSRSPAKTLPGALWRLYLLQLMIHDDPQTAALLYERGRTELHSADAVVAGAPVPAGPDELVTLIDTILRGLFEGDFAVALDRAAAFCRVQASGATHLADDYEATEPERASAFTTRALRLSDYASDLAACAALWRRDALT, from the coding sequence GTGAGCGACGGATCGAGGGACTACCACAAGCCGGTGCGACGCCCCGCGGAGCTCTTCGATCGCCTGTTCTCGGCCGAGGACCCGGCCGAGGTCTCGCGCGTCGCGCACTCGACCGCGCAGGCCCTCCTGTCGCGTGTCCGCGAGGATCGCGACGGCGAGGTGATCGACCGCCTCGTCGCCTTCACCTCCGAGCACGGCATCGACGACATCGCCGAGCTGTGGTCGCGGTCGCCCGCCAAGACGTTGCCCGGCGCGCTGTGGCGGCTGTACCTGCTTCAGCTCATGATCCACGACGACCCGCAGACGGCGGCGCTCCTCTACGAGCGGGGAAGGACCGAGCTCCACTCGGCCGATGCCGTCGTCGCCGGTGCTCCCGTTCCGGCGGGGCCCGACGAGCTCGTGACGCTCATCGACACGATCCTCCGCGGGCTGTTCGAGGGCGACTTCGCCGTCGCGCTCGACCGCGCCGCAGCGTTCTGCCGGGTGCAGGCGTCGGGTGCGACGCATCTCGCCGACGACTACGAGGCCACCGAGCCCGAGCGGGCGTCCGCGTTCACGACGCGCGCGCTGCGCCTCTCCGACTACGCGAGCGATCTCGCGGCGTGCGCCGCGCTGTGGCGCCGGGATGCCTTGACCTGA
- the pstB gene encoding phosphate ABC transporter ATP-binding protein PstB — MSKSIEVNDLNVYYGDFLAVEGVSLSIEPRSVTAFIGPSGCGKSTFLRTLNRMHEVIPNARVEGEVLLDGDNLYGPGVDPVLVRRQVGMVFQRPNPFPTMSIKENVLAGVKLNNKRISRSDADALVEKSLRGANLWNEVKDRLDKPGSSLSGGQQQRLCIARAIAVAPEVLLMDEPCSALDPISTYAIEELIEELKNEYTVVIVTHNMQQASRVSDKTAFFNIAGTGKPGKLIEYSDTTSIFTTPTVQATEDYVSGRFG, encoded by the coding sequence TTGTCCAAGAGCATCGAAGTCAACGACCTCAACGTCTACTACGGCGACTTCCTGGCCGTCGAGGGGGTCTCGCTCTCCATCGAGCCCCGCAGCGTCACGGCCTTCATCGGCCCGTCGGGCTGCGGCAAGTCGACCTTCCTCCGCACGCTCAACCGCATGCACGAGGTCATTCCGAACGCCCGCGTCGAGGGCGAGGTGCTCCTCGACGGGGACAACCTCTACGGCCCCGGCGTCGACCCCGTGCTCGTGCGCCGCCAGGTCGGCATGGTGTTCCAGCGGCCGAACCCGTTCCCCACGATGTCGATCAAGGAGAACGTGCTCGCGGGTGTCAAGCTGAACAACAAGCGCATCTCGCGCTCCGACGCCGACGCCCTCGTCGAGAAGTCGCTGCGCGGCGCGAACCTGTGGAACGAGGTCAAGGACCGCCTCGACAAGCCCGGCTCGAGCCTCTCCGGCGGCCAGCAGCAGCGTCTGTGCATCGCCCGCGCGATCGCCGTGGCGCCGGAGGTGCTCCTGATGGACGAGCCGTGCTCGGCCCTCGACCCGATCTCGACCTACGCGATCGAGGAGCTCATCGAGGAGCTGAAGAACGAGTACACGGTCGTCATCGTGACGCACAACATGCAGCAGGCCTCGCGGGTCTCGGACAAGACGGCGTTCTTCAACATCGCCGGCACGGGCAAGCCCGGCAAGCTCATCGAGTACAGCGACACCACCTCGATCTTCACCACCCCGACCGTGCAGGCGACCGAGGACTACGTCTCGGGCCGCTTCGGGTAG
- the pstC gene encoding phosphate ABC transporter permease subunit PstC, translating into MTAAPATTKIEAKRRPGDIWFSGTALAAGSMILVTLAAVALFLIIQSVPAIGATSTDATLLTTNFWDYVWPLLFGTIWAAFLALLMAVPLSLGVALFITHYAPRRIASGLGYIVDLLAAVPSVVFGLWGILVLAPAVQPVYVWLNANVGWFPLFAGDVSATGRTIFTASIVLAVMVVPIITAICREIFLQTPVLHEEAALALGATRWEMIRMAVLPFGRSGIVSASMLGLGRALGETMAVAMVLSATGTVTFQLFTSTNPSTIAANIALTFPEAYGTNINVLIATGLILFIVTFAVNFVARWIVNRRKEFSGAN; encoded by the coding sequence ATGACCGCCGCACCAGCCACGACGAAGATCGAGGCGAAGAGGCGCCCCGGCGATATCTGGTTCTCCGGCACGGCCCTCGCGGCCGGCTCGATGATCCTGGTGACGCTCGCGGCCGTCGCGCTCTTCCTCATCATCCAGTCGGTCCCCGCCATCGGTGCCACCTCGACGGACGCCACGCTCCTGACGACCAACTTCTGGGACTATGTCTGGCCGTTGCTCTTCGGCACGATCTGGGCGGCGTTCCTCGCGCTGCTGATGGCGGTCCCTCTCTCGCTCGGCGTCGCCCTCTTCATCACGCACTACGCCCCGCGGCGCATCGCATCGGGCCTCGGCTACATCGTCGACCTGCTCGCCGCGGTGCCGTCCGTCGTGTTCGGCCTGTGGGGCATCCTCGTGCTGGCGCCCGCCGTCCAGCCCGTCTACGTCTGGCTCAACGCGAACGTGGGCTGGTTCCCGCTCTTCGCCGGGGACGTCTCGGCGACCGGTCGCACCATCTTCACGGCATCCATCGTCCTGGCCGTCATGGTGGTGCCGATCATCACGGCCATCTGCCGGGAGATCTTCCTGCAGACGCCGGTGCTGCACGAAGAGGCCGCGCTCGCCCTGGGCGCGACGCGCTGGGAGATGATCCGCATGGCCGTGCTGCCGTTCGGCCGCAGCGGCATCGTGTCGGCGTCGATGCTCGGCCTCGGGCGCGCCCTCGGCGAGACGATGGCCGTCGCGATGGTGCTCTCGGCGACGGGCACCGTCACGTTCCAGCTCTTCACGTCGACCAACCCGTCGACGATCGCCGCCAACATCGCACTCACGTTCCCCGAGGCCTATGGGACGAACATCAACGTCCTCATCGCCACGGGCCTGATCCTGTTCATCGTGACGTTCGCGGTCAACTTCGTCGCGCGGTGGATCGTCAACCGCCGCAAGGAATTCTCGGGGGCCAACTGA